The following are from one region of the Paramagnetospirillum magnetotacticum MS-1 genome:
- a CDS encoding MucR family transcriptional regulator: MSEHSNSGDLLGLTTEIVAAHVANNSVAVADLPHLIQEVYRTLASVGSAPAAPERPQPAVNVKKSVTPDYIICLEDGKKLKMLKRHLKTAYNMSPEEYRDRWGLPADYPMVAPNYAQHRSSLAKKIGLGTKPRKRKRTV, encoded by the coding sequence ATGTCGGAGCATTCGAACAGCGGCGACCTGCTGGGCCTGACCACGGAAATCGTGGCTGCGCATGTCGCCAATAATAGCGTCGCGGTTGCCGATCTTCCTCATCTGATTCAGGAAGTCTACCGCACCCTGGCCTCGGTCGGCAGCGCGCCCGCCGCGCCTGAGCGTCCTCAGCCCGCCGTGAACGTGAAGAAGTCGGTCACCCCCGACTACATCATCTGCCTCGAGGACGGCAAGAAGCTGAAGATGCTGAAGCGCCATCTCAAGACGGCGTACAATATGAGCCCCGAGGAATACCGGGACCGTTGGGGTCTCCCGGCTGATTACCCCATGGTGGCTCCCAATTACGCGCAGCACCGCTCCAGCCTGGCCAAGAAGATCGGCCTGGGCACCAAGCCGCGCAAGCGCAAGCGCACCGTCTGA
- a CDS encoding GNAT family N-acetyltransferase: protein MQSVSETRELSDRLEVRLAESAAEIAAAQALRYRVFYQEMGAKPTQAMRDRLADFDDFDPVCDHLLVIDRTQGAGAAGVVGTYRLMRRAPGEAFGRFYTAGEYDISKILANGGRFMELGRSCVDSGYRNGGTMKKLWDGIAAYVFENGVELMFGCASLPGTDIEALAGHLSYLYHHHLAPESLRPRALPHLRVDMALRPKDALQPRRAMAELPPLIKGYLRLGGFVGDGAVIDHQFNTTDVCVMVKTDLVTAKYRAHYDRTIPGWSEE, encoded by the coding sequence ATGCAATCCGTGTCCGAGACACGCGAGCTCAGCGACAGGCTTGAGGTCCGCCTTGCCGAAAGCGCGGCCGAGATCGCCGCCGCCCAGGCCTTGCGCTATCGCGTCTTCTATCAGGAGATGGGGGCCAAGCCCACCCAGGCCATGCGTGACCGCCTGGCCGATTTCGACGATTTCGATCCCGTCTGCGATCATCTGCTGGTCATCGACCGGACGCAGGGCGCCGGAGCGGCTGGCGTGGTTGGAACCTACCGTCTGATGCGCCGCGCGCCGGGCGAGGCCTTCGGCCGGTTCTACACCGCGGGCGAATACGACATTTCCAAGATCCTGGCCAATGGCGGCCGTTTCATGGAACTGGGCCGTTCCTGCGTCGATTCCGGTTACCGCAACGGCGGCACCATGAAGAAGCTGTGGGACGGCATCGCCGCCTATGTCTTTGAAAACGGCGTCGAGCTGATGTTCGGCTGCGCCAGCCTGCCCGGCACCGATATCGAGGCTCTGGCCGGTCATCTGTCCTATCTCTACCACCATCATCTGGCGCCCGAATCCCTGCGTCCCCGCGCCCTGCCCCATCTGCGCGTCGACATGGCGCTCCGGCCCAAGGATGCACTCCAGCCGCGCCGGGCCATGGCCGAATTGCCGCCCCTGATCAAAGGTTACCTGCGTCTGGGCGGTTTTGTCGGAGACGGCGCGGTGATCGACCACCAGTTCAACACCACCGATGTTTGCGTCATGGTCAAAACCGACTTGGTCACCGCCAAGTACCGGGCTCATTACGACCGCACCATTCCCGGCTGGTCCGAGGAATAG
- a CDS encoding DUF2125 domain-containing protein has protein sequence MPMPVRFRLAALIAAFLALAGCGGYTAYWFHVAGQLRKGIEDFAASRRADGWHLDYGPVALFGFPGQIGLDLGALNLSTPSGLAWSSDGVRLRLPGLDPMGPVLDLGTSHTLAMGNEWRGIVTTTGATVRLRVDGDGDLHDFAFEAGRLALEQPGAGPLTAERLAIRYEWLNPPDPGHEKPSAGFALNAQGVEMGLPADLPFNRRLDLVRVEGRIMGTIPDTAPLSALAAWSNAGGTVELDKLAVDWAPLSLEADGTFAFDPMLQPLIATTARIRGWKEVVSRLVEAKLMEPGMASAAEILLAILARPDPQGRPTLTLSVTVQDGDLYAGQVKLLRLPPLPITPPGPGAPPP, from the coding sequence ATGCCCATGCCCGTCCGTTTCCGTCTTGCCGCCCTGATCGCCGCATTCCTGGCCCTGGCCGGGTGCGGCGGCTATACGGCCTATTGGTTCCATGTGGCGGGGCAGTTGCGCAAGGGGATAGAGGACTTCGCCGCATCGCGCCGCGCCGATGGCTGGCATCTGGATTACGGCCCCGTCGCGCTGTTCGGCTTTCCCGGCCAGATCGGTCTGGATTTGGGCGCGCTCAATCTCTCCACGCCTTCCGGGCTGGCCTGGAGCAGCGACGGCGTGCGTCTGCGGCTGCCCGGCCTCGACCCGATGGGGCCGGTTCTGGATCTGGGGACCAGCCATACTCTGGCCATGGGAAACGAGTGGCGCGGCATCGTCACCACCACCGGGGCGACGGTGCGGCTTCGGGTGGATGGCGACGGCGATCTGCACGATTTCGCATTCGAGGCGGGCCGCCTGGCGCTGGAACAGCCCGGCGCGGGGCCGTTGACGGCCGAGCGTCTTGCCATTCGCTATGAATGGCTGAACCCTCCCGATCCCGGCCATGAGAAACCCTCGGCCGGTTTCGCCCTGAACGCCCAGGGCGTGGAGATGGGCCTGCCCGCCGATCTGCCCTTCAACCGCCGCCTGGATCTGGTGCGGGTGGAGGGGCGCATCATGGGCACCATTCCCGATACGGCCCCGCTTTCCGCCCTGGCCGCCTGGAGCAATGCTGGCGGCACCGTGGAACTGGACAAGCTGGCGGTGGACTGGGCGCCGCTCAGCCTGGAAGCCGACGGGACCTTCGCCTTCGACCCCATGCTTCAGCCTCTCATCGCCACCACGGCCCGCATCCGCGGCTGGAAAGAGGTGGTGAGCCGCCTGGTGGAAGCCAAGCTGATGGAGCCGGGCATGGCCTCGGCCGCTGAAATCCTTCTGGCCATTCTGGCGCGTCCCGATCCCCAGGGACGCCCCACCCTGACCCTTTCCGTCACGGTGCAAGATGGCGATCTCTATGCCGGGCAGGTAAAGCTTCTCCGGCTGCCGCCCTTGCCCATCACTCCCCCCGGACCCGGAGCCCCGCCCCCATGA
- the galU gene encoding UTP--glucose-1-phosphate uridylyltransferase GalU, with protein MIRKAVLPVAGMGTRVLPATKVLPKELLPVVDKPLIQYAVEEAAEAGITEIVLVTARGKEMLADHFDRNAELERSLEARGKTELLDIARGTCPKGVSITCVRQPAPLGLGHAVLCARPVIGDEPFAVLLPDDLILGKPGCLKQLVDVWSETRGHVIAVENVPADQVDRYGILDVIEEKGRLIRARGMVEKPKPAEAPSTLSVIGRYILDASVFDALERRERGAGGEIQLTDAIARTLGEVSLHGARFLGTRYDCGNKAGYVAAIIDAALAHPETASAVLAHLEALSGRRAA; from the coding sequence ATGATCCGCAAAGCCGTTCTTCCCGTTGCCGGTATGGGCACCCGCGTTCTGCCCGCCACCAAGGTGCTGCCCAAGGAATTGCTGCCGGTGGTGGACAAGCCCTTGATCCAGTATGCCGTGGAGGAAGCCGCCGAGGCGGGCATCACCGAGATCGTCCTGGTCACCGCCCGTGGCAAGGAGATGCTGGCCGACCATTTCGACCGCAATGCCGAGCTGGAGCGCTCGCTGGAGGCCCGGGGCAAGACCGAGCTGCTGGACATCGCGCGCGGCACCTGCCCCAAGGGGGTGAGCATCACCTGCGTGCGCCAGCCCGCGCCGCTGGGCCTCGGTCATGCGGTGCTGTGCGCCCGCCCCGTCATCGGTGACGAACCCTTCGCCGTCTTGCTGCCCGACGACCTGATCCTCGGCAAGCCCGGCTGCCTGAAGCAGCTGGTGGATGTGTGGAGCGAAACCCGGGGCCATGTGATCGCCGTGGAAAACGTTCCCGCCGATCAGGTGGACCGCTACGGCATCCTGGACGTCATCGAGGAAAAGGGCCGTCTGATCCGGGCGCGGGGCATGGTGGAAAAGCCCAAACCCGCCGAGGCGCCCTCCACCTTGTCGGTGATCGGCCGCTATATCCTCGACGCCTCGGTCTTCGATGCCCTGGAGCGCAGAGAACGCGGCGCGGGCGGCGAGATCCAGCTGACCGACGCCATCGCCCGGACTTTGGGAGAGGTAAGCCTGCACGGCGCCCGTTTCCTCGGCACCCGCTACGACTGCGGAAATAAGGCCGGTTATGTGGCGGCGATCATCGACGCCGCCCTGGCACATCCGGAAACTGCCTCCGCCGTTCTTGCCCATCTTGAGGCCTTGTCCGGACGCCGGGCGGCCTGA
- a CDS encoding gamma-glutamylcyclotransferase: MGIATPEPVTRSNPTAGWRQGTDLWVFAYGSLMWNPDFEHEETRTAQISGYHRAMCILSFLWRGTAERPGLVMGLDRGGSCRGRAFRVAAIKVPEVMARIYSREMPTGVYEPRFLPAVLDDRRKVQAWAFVARRDHPQYLAQATPDQRAALIRQGHGTAGPCRDYLANTITQLEMLGLGSEGLKRLLALVDEG; the protein is encoded by the coding sequence ATGGGCATCGCGACTCCAGAACCGGTCACAAGGTCTAACCCGACAGCGGGCTGGAGGCAAGGCACCGACCTATGGGTCTTCGCCTATGGCTCGCTCATGTGGAACCCGGACTTCGAACACGAGGAAACCCGCACCGCCCAAATTTCGGGCTATCACCGCGCCATGTGCATCTTGTCCTTTCTCTGGCGCGGCACGGCGGAAAGGCCCGGTCTGGTCATGGGCCTGGACCGGGGCGGGTCGTGCCGGGGCCGGGCCTTCCGGGTGGCGGCCATCAAGGTGCCCGAGGTCATGGCCCGCATCTATTCGCGCGAAATGCCCACAGGCGTCTACGAGCCCCGCTTCCTTCCCGCCGTCCTGGACGATAGACGCAAGGTCCAAGCTTGGGCCTTCGTCGCCCGGCGCGACCATCCCCAATACCTGGCCCAAGCCACGCCAGATCAACGCGCCGCCCTGATCCGCCAGGGCCACGGCACCGCTGGCCCCTGCCGCGACTATCTGGCCAATACCATCACCCAGTTGGAGATGCTGGGCCTGGGCAGCGAGGGGCTGAAGCGCCTGCTGGCGCTGGTGGATGAGGGGTAA
- a CDS encoding sulfurtransferase TusA family protein, whose amino-acid sequence MTEKPNYSLDITGEVCPMTFVKTKLLVERMASGEIVEVRLKGAEPLGNVPRSLAELGHEILSLRPEPGEGTTGIHHLVVRKK is encoded by the coding sequence ATGACTGAGAAGCCTAACTACAGCCTTGACATAACCGGCGAAGTCTGTCCGATGACCTTCGTCAAAACCAAGTTACTTGTGGAGCGCATGGCGTCGGGAGAGATCGTTGAAGTGCGGCTGAAAGGTGCGGAACCTCTGGGAAACGTGCCGCGTTCTCTCGCCGAGCTGGGGCATGAAATCCTCTCGCTCCGGCCAGAGCCCGGTGAAGGAACGACGGGTATTCATCACCTTGTCGTGCGTAAGAAATAA
- a CDS encoding pyridoxal-phosphate-dependent aminotransferase family protein encodes MSNLPVQSFQPPLRILMGPGPSDVHPRVLAAQARPTIGHLDPAFVGMMDELKGLLQAAFRTANEMTFAVSGPGSAGMEACFVNLIEPGDTVVVCVNGVFGGRMKENVERCGARAVVVEDAWGTPVDAGKVEEALAANPGAKALAFVHAETSTGVESDAAILCALAHAHGALTIVDAVTSLGGIPVLVDQWGADAVYSGSQKCLSAPPGLSPVTFSPRAVEALKARKTKVQSWFLDLTLLTAYWGGGAKRTYHHTAPVNALYGLHESLVMLHEEGLDAAWARHRAMHEALRAGLEAMGLGLLVAEKSRLPQLNAVTVPDGVDEATVRAQLLARFGLEIGAGLGALAGKVWRIGLMGQSATPKHVITCLTALEGVLGDKVKAGAGPAAASRLLFG; translated from the coding sequence ATGAGCAATCTGCCCGTCCAGTCGTTTCAGCCCCCCTTGCGCATCCTGATGGGGCCCGGCCCCTCCGACGTCCATCCCAGGGTGCTGGCCGCCCAGGCGCGTCCCACCATCGGCCATCTCGATCCCGCCTTCGTCGGCATGATGGATGAACTGAAGGGCCTGTTGCAGGCCGCCTTTCGCACTGCCAACGAGATGACCTTCGCGGTGTCCGGCCCCGGTTCGGCGGGCATGGAGGCCTGCTTCGTCAATCTGATCGAGCCGGGCGACACGGTGGTGGTCTGCGTCAATGGCGTGTTCGGCGGGCGCATGAAGGAGAATGTGGAACGCTGCGGCGCCCGCGCCGTGGTGGTCGAGGATGCCTGGGGCACCCCCGTCGATGCGGGCAAGGTGGAAGAGGCCCTCGCCGCCAATCCAGGCGCCAAGGCCCTGGCCTTCGTGCATGCCGAAACTTCCACCGGCGTCGAATCCGACGCGGCCATTCTGTGCGCCCTGGCCCATGCCCATGGGGCCCTGACCATCGTCGATGCCGTCACCTCGCTGGGCGGTATTCCGGTCCTGGTGGACCAGTGGGGCGCCGATGCCGTCTATTCCGGCAGCCAGAAATGCCTGTCGGCGCCGCCCGGCCTGTCGCCGGTCACCTTCTCGCCCCGCGCCGTCGAAGCGCTGAAGGCGCGCAAGACCAAGGTGCAAAGCTGGTTCCTCGATCTTACCCTGCTCACCGCCTATTGGGGCGGCGGGGCTAAGAGGACCTATCACCATACCGCCCCGGTCAATGCGCTCTACGGTCTGCACGAATCCCTGGTCATGCTGCACGAGGAAGGCCTCGACGCCGCCTGGGCGCGTCACCGCGCCATGCACGAGGCCCTGCGCGCGGGGCTCGAGGCCATGGGTCTGGGCCTGCTGGTCGCCGAAAAATCCCGTCTGCCCCAGCTCAACGCCGTCACCGTGCCAGACGGCGTGGACGAGGCCACTGTGCGTGCCCAATTGCTGGCTCGCTTCGGCCTGGAAATCGGCGCGGGCCTCGGCGCCCTTGCGGGTAAGGTGTGGCGCATCGGCCTGATGGGCCAAAGCGCCACTCCCAAACACGTCATCACCTGCCTTACCGCCCTGGAAGGCGTGTTGGGCGACAAGGTCAAGGCCGGTGCCGGTCCAGCGGCGGCGTCCAGGCTGCTGTTCGGGTAG
- a CDS encoding Fur family transcriptional regulator, producing the protein MISRIEQRCIDKSMKMTDQRRVIARVLSESSDHPDVEEVYRRATAIDPHISIATVYRTVRLFEEADILERHDFGDGRARYEESAGDHHDHLIDMQSGNVIEFTSTEIEALQREIARRYGYRLVGHRLELYGVPLTSGDKPEDK; encoded by the coding sequence ATGATTTCACGCATCGAGCAACGCTGCATCGACAAGAGCATGAAGATGACCGACCAGCGTCGGGTTATCGCGCGTGTTCTGTCCGAATCCTCCGACCACCCCGATGTGGAAGAGGTCTATCGCCGCGCCACCGCCATCGATCCCCATATTTCCATCGCCACCGTCTACCGCACCGTGCGGCTGTTCGAGGAAGCCGATATCCTGGAACGCCACGATTTCGGCGACGGCCGCGCCCGTTACGAGGAATCGGCGGGGGACCATCACGATCACCTGATCGACATGCAGTCGGGCAATGTGATCGAGTTCACCAGCACCGAAATCGAAGCCCTGCAGCGCGAGATCGCGCGGCGCTATGGCTACCGTCTGGTGGGGCATCGCCTTGAACTTTATGGAGTTCCGTTGACTTCCGGTGATAAACCGGAAGACAAATAG
- a CDS encoding DNA/RNA non-specific endonuclease, giving the protein MAAANFSAHAEPLACKGQGGVKELPYETAVPAGYDHDRFATWPRSLMFSYGAFTSSFETRQDHDTPDSPYKGIPKWVSYEMHAMMGADGKPIHPQGAKRPVKWYELEATDFLWTEPKLKPGIDASYRGFAVLWNRGHMAARNHANRISWQEGCNTHTFINALPQFADMNQGDWLALENYAIAAANKFGRVWTIAGPVFEPEREIDTIGKEGVTVPVAIPHALFKILVIETKGKVEARAFLFHQADEDQRGGYRKCAGTPQSKYDLTIYSTSLTALEKATGLKFLTNLSDSDRKAADAVSAKAPWPIEAKYWDDKCGGDDEEDDV; this is encoded by the coding sequence TTGGCAGCCGCGAATTTTTCCGCCCATGCCGAACCCCTGGCCTGCAAGGGCCAGGGCGGGGTCAAGGAACTGCCCTATGAAACGGCGGTTCCCGCCGGTTATGACCATGACCGCTTCGCCACCTGGCCGCGCAGCCTGATGTTTTCCTATGGCGCCTTCACCTCGTCCTTCGAGACCAGGCAGGACCACGACACGCCCGATTCCCCCTATAAGGGCATTCCCAAATGGGTGTCCTACGAGATGCACGCCATGATGGGCGCCGACGGCAAGCCCATCCATCCCCAGGGCGCCAAGCGCCCGGTCAAATGGTACGAGTTGGAAGCCACCGACTTCTTGTGGACCGAGCCCAAGCTGAAGCCCGGCATCGACGCGTCGTACCGGGGCTTCGCCGTCCTGTGGAACCGGGGCCATATGGCGGCGCGCAACCATGCCAACCGCATCTCGTGGCAGGAGGGCTGCAACACCCACACCTTCATCAATGCCCTGCCGCAATTCGCCGATATGAATCAGGGCGACTGGCTGGCACTGGAGAATTACGCCATCGCGGCGGCCAACAAATTCGGGCGCGTCTGGACCATCGCAGGCCCGGTCTTCGAGCCCGAGCGCGAAATCGACACCATCGGCAAGGAGGGCGTCACCGTGCCCGTGGCCATTCCCCACGCCCTGTTCAAGATCCTGGTGATCGAGACCAAGGGTAAGGTGGAAGCTCGCGCCTTCCTCTTCCATCAGGCCGATGAGGACCAGCGGGGCGGCTACCGCAAATGCGCCGGCACGCCCCAGTCCAAATACGACCTGACCATTTATTCCACCTCCCTTACGGCGTTGGAAAAGGCCACGGGGCTGAAATTCCTCACCAATCTTTCGGATTCTGACCGCAAGGCGGCGGATGCGGTCTCGGCCAAGGCGCCCTGGCCCATCGAGGCCAAATACTGGGACGACAAGTGCGGCGGCGATGACGAAGAGGATGACGTCTAA
- a CDS encoding lysophospholipid acyltransferase family protein, which yields MISTPIAILRFLGFVLWTLLLLPPFLVLRLAARPRMPTYTRFYWKGVMAIIGYDVVVHGRPLEDGSPVLYVANHASYLDIIVLGSLLHAYFVAKNEVAGWAGFGFLARISRTVFIERSRGATAREKNGLLDRFDLGESLILFAEGTSNDGNHVMPFKSSFFSVAEGEVRGADGMPRAVSVQPVSVAYARLDGLPITRALRPFLAWYGDMTLAGHLVGALGMGRITVEVEFHPPVTVAEFGSRKVLSAHCHKVISHGVTRLLAGRPAANP from the coding sequence ATGATCTCCACTCCCATCGCCATTTTGCGCTTCCTCGGCTTCGTGCTGTGGACCCTGCTCCTGCTGCCGCCCTTTCTGGTGCTGCGCCTTGCGGCGCGTCCGCGCATGCCGACTTACACCCGCTTCTACTGGAAGGGAGTCATGGCCATCATCGGCTATGACGTGGTGGTCCATGGCCGCCCGCTGGAAGACGGATCACCGGTGCTTTACGTGGCCAACCACGCCAGCTATCTCGACATCATCGTGTTGGGCAGCCTGCTGCATGCCTATTTCGTCGCCAAGAACGAGGTTGCGGGCTGGGCCGGTTTCGGCTTCCTGGCCCGCATTTCGCGCACCGTGTTCATCGAGCGCAGCCGCGGCGCCACGGCGCGGGAAAAGAACGGCCTGCTCGACCGCTTTGATCTGGGCGAGTCGCTGATCCTGTTCGCCGAGGGCACGTCGAACGACGGCAATCACGTCATGCCGTTCAAAAGCTCGTTCTTCTCGGTGGCAGAAGGCGAGGTGCGGGGCGCCGACGGGATGCCGCGCGCCGTTTCGGTGCAGCCAGTCTCGGTGGCCTATGCCAGGCTGGACGGCCTGCCCATCACCCGCGCGCTTCGCCCCTTTCTGGCCTGGTACGGCGATATGACCCTGGCCGGGCATCTGGTGGGCGCGCTGGGCATGGGACGCATCACCGTGGAGGTGGAGTTCCATCCGCCGGTCACCGTAGCCGAATTCGGCTCGCGCAAGGTGCTGTCGGCCCATTGCCACAAGGTGATCAGCCACGGTGTGACCCGCCTTCTGGCCGGGCGCCCTGCTGCGAATCCTTGA
- the ddpX gene encoding D-alanyl-D-alanine dipeptidase yields MHPLIPVTAEGFGVEILLAYATPDNFTNRPVYAPAAGCWLHAQAAPLLKKAVELARPLGLTLRILDAYRPTEAQWALWNHTPDPEFLADPRRGSTHSRGVALDLDLLDAATGVALDMGTAFDAFTPLSHHGVTGVSVEAQRNRLLLLGLMNAAGWDFYGNEWWHYQMHDAARFPLLSDTVLGADRMMG; encoded by the coding sequence ATGCATCCCCTGATTCCCGTGACCGCCGAAGGCTTCGGCGTCGAGATTCTTCTGGCCTATGCCACCCCCGACAATTTCACGAATCGTCCGGTCTACGCGCCCGCCGCCGGTTGCTGGCTGCACGCCCAAGCCGCGCCGCTGCTGAAGAAAGCGGTGGAACTGGCCCGGCCCCTGGGGCTCACCTTGCGAATCCTCGACGCCTATCGCCCAACCGAGGCGCAATGGGCATTGTGGAACCACACGCCTGATCCTGAATTCCTCGCCGATCCGCGCCGGGGCTCCACCCATTCGCGCGGCGTGGCGTTGGACCTGGACCTGCTGGATGCGGCCACGGGCGTGGCGCTGGACATGGGCACCGCCTTCGACGCCTTCACGCCGCTGTCTCATCATGGGGTTACCGGGGTTAGCGTCGAGGCGCAGCGCAACCGTCTGCTGCTGTTGGGGCTGATGAACGCGGCGGGCTGGGACTTCTATGGCAATGAGTGGTGGCACTACCAGATGCATGACGCGGCCCGCTTTCCCCTGCTGTCCGATACGGTGCTGGGGGCGGACAGGATGATGGGTTGA
- a CDS encoding GNAT family N-acetyltransferase, translating into MIDLIPAGLVHADLLGGMHRICFAEPWNPKSMAEVLALAGTEGLIAVDGKSLAPATEPPGPAGLILWRRIFDEAEILTIAVLPPWRRRGVGARLLDAAMENAARAGALTMFLEAAADNEAALALYESRKFNRVGLRKGYYGAIDGVTMSCRLDETSVSS; encoded by the coding sequence GTGATCGACCTGATCCCCGCCGGGCTGGTCCATGCCGATTTGCTGGGCGGCATGCACCGCATCTGCTTCGCCGAACCCTGGAATCCCAAGTCCATGGCCGAAGTCCTGGCCTTGGCCGGAACCGAGGGGCTGATTGCCGTGGACGGAAAATCCCTCGCCCCCGCCACTGAACCGCCAGGACCGGCCGGGCTGATTTTGTGGCGGCGGATTTTCGACGAGGCGGAGATTCTCACCATCGCCGTCCTACCCCCCTGGCGCCGCCGGGGTGTCGGGGCTCGCCTGTTGGATGCCGCCATGGAGAACGCGGCCCGCGCCGGGGCCCTGACCATGTTCCTGGAAGCCGCCGCCGACAACGAAGCGGCCCTGGCCCTCTATGAATCCCGAAAATTTAACCGCGTTGGGCTGCGTAAGGGCTATTACGGAGCTATTGACGGCGTCACCATGAGTTGCCGACTGGACGAAACTTCAGTCTCGTCGTGA
- a CDS encoding alpha-hydroxy acid oxidase, with the protein MSNAASIGDLAKRARWRIPGFAFGFLDGGSGEEDGLRRNRDRLEAVILAPKACTGAKPDTTATLFGRDYRLPFGAAPVGMGNLLWPGADLMVARQAARLGFPVVASTVATTALEDIAKAADGNAWFQLYVSREERINRDLLARAWAAGIRELVVTVDVPVAGDRRRDLRNRFVLPFKPGARFVAQLAMAPFWALSTLKHGSPGFPNLARYVGEVDGKTLAGFISSQIKDDLTWDDLKSLRDQWQGRMLVKGIMTASDAKTALGLGADGIWVSNHGGRQLDSAPAAIDSLSAIRAALGPDPVVVMDGGIRSGEDVVRAGATGADFVFCGRAFYYGAAAAGEAGAARAADLLAADLKRTLIQIGCPSWSVLDDGWLWR; encoded by the coding sequence ATGAGCAACGCCGCTTCTATCGGCGATCTGGCGAAACGGGCGCGGTGGCGCATTCCGGGCTTCGCCTTCGGTTTCCTGGACGGCGGTTCGGGCGAAGAGGACGGATTGCGCCGCAATCGGGACCGCCTGGAAGCGGTGATCCTGGCGCCCAAGGCCTGCACCGGGGCCAAGCCCGACACCACGGCCACATTGTTCGGCCGGGACTACCGGCTGCCCTTCGGCGCCGCCCCGGTGGGCATGGGCAATCTGCTGTGGCCGGGCGCCGATCTGATGGTGGCGCGCCAAGCGGCGCGGCTGGGCTTTCCCGTGGTGGCATCGACCGTCGCCACCACCGCCCTGGAAGACATCGCAAAGGCCGCCGACGGCAACGCCTGGTTCCAGCTTTACGTCTCGCGCGAGGAGCGCATCAACCGCGACCTGCTGGCGCGGGCCTGGGCGGCAGGAATCCGCGAATTGGTGGTCACCGTGGATGTACCGGTGGCGGGCGACCGCCGCCGCGACCTGCGCAACCGCTTCGTCCTGCCCTTCAAGCCGGGGGCGCGCTTTGTCGCCCAACTGGCCATGGCGCCGTTCTGGGCGCTGTCCACGCTGAAACACGGCTCACCCGGCTTTCCCAATCTGGCCCGCTATGTGGGCGAGGTGGATGGAAAGACCCTGGCCGGATTCATCTCGTCCCAGATCAAGGACGACCTTACCTGGGACGACCTCAAATCCTTGCGCGACCAGTGGCAGGGCAGAATGCTGGTCAAGGGAATCATGACCGCCTCCGATGCCAAGACGGCGCTTGGGCTAGGCGCCGATGGCATCTGGGTGTCCAATCACGGCGGCCGCCAGTTGGACAGCGCGCCTGCGGCCATCGATTCGCTCTCCGCCATCCGCGCCGCGCTTGGGCCCGATCCTGTGGTGGTCATGGATGGCGGCATCCGCTCGGGAGAAGACGTGGTCCGCGCCGGGGCCACGGGCGCCGATTTCGTCTTCTGCGGCCGCGCCTTCTATTACGGCGCGGCGGCGGCGGGCGAAGCGGGAGCGGCGCGCGCCGCCGATCTGCTGGCCGCTGACCTCAAACGCACTCTCATTCAGATCGGCTGTCCGTCATGGTCGGTATTGGATGACGGGTGGCTGTGGCGATAA
- the tsaB gene encoding tRNA (adenosine(37)-N6)-threonylcarbamoyltransferase complex dimerization subunit type 1 TsaB encodes MDSSTSACSAALWSDGHVLAHRLSVMVRGQSEALMPMVAEVMAEAGLAFADLGLLAVTVGPGAFTGLRIGLAAARGLALASGLPLAGVTTTAAVAAGVTEAERQGRNILVAVDSRRDEKWLQLFNSAPAPLSEIRALRPDQAGELGQGPVVVAGDAAPDILPHLPEAILAAAAGFPDAALVAALAAHGWSRGQCLPPEPLYLRDADVTMPGKRV; translated from the coding sequence ATGGATAGCTCGACCTCCGCCTGTTCCGCCGCTCTGTGGTCGGATGGGCACGTATTGGCGCACCGCCTGTCGGTCATGGTTCGCGGCCAGAGCGAGGCGCTGATGCCCATGGTGGCCGAGGTGATGGCCGAGGCTGGGCTCGCCTTCGCCGATCTCGGCCTGCTGGCGGTCACCGTGGGACCGGGCGCTTTCACCGGCCTGCGCATCGGTCTGGCGGCGGCGCGCGGCCTGGCCCTGGCCAGCGGCCTGCCCCTGGCTGGCGTGACCACCACCGCGGCGGTGGCGGCGGGCGTAACCGAGGCCGAGCGGCAAGGCCGCAATATTCTGGTCGCCGTGGACTCGCGCCGCGACGAGAAATGGCTGCAACTCTTCAATTCCGCCCCGGCCCCTCTGTCCGAAATCCGCGCCTTGCGTCCCGATCAGGCCGGAGAGCTGGGCCAAGGCCCGGTGGTGGTGGCGGGCGACGCCGCCCCCGACATTCTGCCCCATCTGCCCGAAGCGATTCTTGCCGCCGCGGCCGGTTTTCCCGATGCCGCCCTGGTGGCCGCCCTGGCCGCCCATGGTTGGAGCCGGGGGCAATGCCTGCCGCCCGAGCCCCTCTATCTTCGGGACGCCGACGTCACCATGCCGGGAAAACGGGTGTGA